A stretch of the Oncorhynchus clarkii lewisi isolate Uvic-CL-2024 chromosome 9, UVic_Ocla_1.0, whole genome shotgun sequence genome encodes the following:
- the LOC139417277 gene encoding C-type natriuretic peptide 3-like, whose amino-acid sequence MFSWASVTKRTGIKAHLVTFSCQRRTGKRKDLVYLQSEGEKTNYMKMISNIPFFCLTALVLLNLVGANPMSNLQSLKQLLEEESRLPYYASEEMGVDGKDLNTENIAEEVPPWDSEDARNSALTGKEDVIARLLNDIMTTPKRSWSRFKKGGLRSCFGVRLERIGSFSGLGC is encoded by the exons ATGTTTTCTTGGGCCTCCGTGACGAAACGCACAGGTATAAAAGCGCACCTGGTGACGTTTAGTTGCCAAAGGCGAACAGGCAAGAGGAAGGATTTGGTCTACCTACAGAGCGAAGGGGAGAAGACGAACTACATGAAAATGATTTCAAATATCCCATTTTTCTGTTTAACTGCGCTTGTACTTCTGAACTTGGTCGGAGCCAACCCAATGTCAAACCTACAG AGCTTGAAACAGCTTCTGGAGGAGGAGAGTCGTTTACCATATTACGCGTCGGAGGAGATGGGGGTGGATGGGAAAGACTTGAATACAGAGAACATCGCGGAAGAGGTGCCTCCTTGGGACTCCGAAGACGCAAGGAATTCTGCGCTGACGGGAAAGGAGGACGTAATTGCGCGTCTTCTCAATGACATTATGACGACCCCCAAGCGCTCGTGGAGCCGGTTCAAGAAGGGTGGACTGAGAAGCTGCTTCGGCGTCAGGCTAGAGCGAATTGGGTCATTCAGTGGGCTTGGATGCTAA
- the LOC139417278 gene encoding ventricular natriuretic peptide-like, producing the protein MAKCHIFLGYIVLIMTHCVSWGNLYASKNVQELENMKDLIQRLEDKLTVNEENDVYPSESKDVVVAHMEDIENSPAAIRGQEERMVINAAKIIAPESPVVSRLKDLIGLRTAKSFNSCFGNRIERIGSWSGLGCNNVKTGNKKIISGN; encoded by the exons ATGGCAAAATGTCATATTTTCCTTGGATATATCGTATTAATAATGACGCACTGTGTGAGCTGGGGAAATCTATATGCCAGTAAGAATGTTCAAGAGTTGGAAAATATGAAG GACCTGATCCAGCGCCTCGAGGACAAGTTGACGGTTAACGAGGAAAATGACGTTTATCCGTCAGAGTCTAAGGACGTGGTCGTAGCCCATATGGAGGACATTGAGAACTCGCCCGCGGCGATCCGGGGGCAGGAGGAGAGAATGGTAATCAACGCAGCCAAAATAATTGCCCCCGAAAGCCCTGTGGTGTCACGCCTGAAAGATCTAATCGGTTTGAGGACGGCCAAATCGTTCAACAGCTGTTTCGGTAACCGGATTGAGAGAATCGGCTCGTGGAGCGGACTGGGGTGCAATAACGTCAAGACTG GTAACAAGAAGATAATATCTGGGAACTGA
- the LOC139417279 gene encoding brain natriuretic peptide-like, which produces MQLSNIPLFGLILFLNLPLLSAYPVYNGLLTNDDMDVLKVLLHRLGESIPERSEVERVATEKLDNMTHEAIAMVAEDEREQQQNRLDKSAIREFLSARDLKTVRNDSTSKRYSGCFGRRLDRIGSMSSLGCNTVGKYNPKRR; this is translated from the exons ATGCAGCTCTCCAACATTCCTCTTTTTGGCCTTATCCTGTTCTTAAATCTGCCGCTGCTCAGCGCATATCCTGTCTACAACGGGTTACTGACCAATGACGACATGGATGTCTTAAAG GTACTTCTCCATCGACTTGGAGAGTCCATTCCTGAGCGGAGCGAGGTCGAGCGGGTCGCCACAGAAAAGTTGGACAACATGACTCACGAAGCCATCGCAATGGTTGCAGAGGATGAGCGTGAGCAACAACAAAACCGACTCGACAAATCTGCAATAAGAGAGTTCCTCTCGGCTCGGGACCTGAAAACTGTCCGAAACGACTCAACATCGAAGAGATACTCGGGCTGCTTCGGGCGAAGGCTAGACCGAATCGGCTCAATGAGCTCTCTTGGATGCAACACGGTTGGCAAATACA ATCCAAAGAGAAGATGA